One genomic window of [Clostridium] scindens ATCC 35704 includes the following:
- a CDS encoding branched-chain amino acid transporter permease: protein MPISAAMSFLVILTVALTTFATRVVPFLIFPKGKEIPAVIQYLGKVLTPAVIGMLVVYCLKATPVMKAPHGLPEAIAVAVTAGLHVWKRNNLLSIGAGTILYMVLIQAVF, encoded by the coding sequence ATGCCAATAAGTGCAGCAATGTCATTTCTTGTGATCCTGACGGTTGCCTTGACTACATTTGCGACCAGAGTGGTTCCCTTTCTGATCTTCCCGAAAGGGAAAGAGATTCCGGCCGTGATCCAGTACCTGGGGAAGGTACTGACTCCGGCGGTAATCGGGATGCTGGTGGTATACTGCCTGAAGGCTACGCCCGTGATGAAGGCGCCCCATGGGCTGCCTGAGGCCATAGCGGTGGCGGTTACGGCCGGACTGCACGTCTGGAAGAGGAACAATCTTCTGAGCATCGGCGCCGGGACGATCCTCTATATGGTACTAATCCAGGCTGTATTCTAA
- a CDS encoding ABC transporter ATP-binding protein, whose product MNPILECVGLSKKYNNNFYALNNLNLTLEQGQIVGLLGPNGSGKTTLIKLINDALVPTQGKVLIDGKEPGVATKKIISYLPERTYLDDSMKVRDIIQYFADFYDNFVTDRAYQMLTDLEINANARLKTLSKGTKEKVQLILVMSRDARLYILDEPIGGVDPAARDYILHTILSNYNENATILISTHLIHDIENILDRVLFIRQGQVALNATVDEIRLEQGKSVDGLFREVFRC is encoded by the coding sequence ATGAATCCAATCTTGGAATGCGTTGGTCTTTCTAAGAAATATAATAACAACTTTTACGCCCTAAACAATCTGAACCTTACCTTGGAGCAAGGTCAGATCGTAGGGCTGCTTGGGCCAAATGGAAGCGGAAAGACTACGCTGATCAAGCTGATCAATGACGCGCTGGTGCCTACCCAGGGAAAGGTGCTGATCGATGGGAAGGAGCCCGGAGTCGCTACCAAGAAGATTATCTCCTACCTTCCCGAGCGCACCTATCTGGACGATTCCATGAAGGTCAGGGATATTATCCAATACTTTGCTGATTTTTATGACAATTTTGTGACAGACAGGGCCTATCAGATGCTGACGGATCTGGAGATCAATGCCAATGCCCGTTTAAAGACCTTATCTAAGGGCACGAAGGAAAAGGTGCAGTTGATTCTGGTCATGAGCAGGGATGCAAGGCTGTACATCCTGGATGAGCCAATCGGCGGCGTAGATCCAGCTGCAAGAGATTATATCCTTCACACGATTCTCAGCAACTACAATGAGAATGCCACAATCCTTATCTCCACGCATCTGATTCATGACATCGAGAACATACTGGATCGGGTGCTGTTCATCCGTCAGGGTCAGGTGGCGCTCAATGCGACGGTAGATGAAATACGCCTGGAGCAGGGCAAGTCTGTTGATGGGTTATTCCGGGAGGTGTTCAGATGTTAG
- a CDS encoding alanyl-tRNA editing protein, which translates to MTDRLYYNDSHRKEFEAEVLDCRPVKDKYEVVLDRTAFFPEGGGQYADTGYLDDVEVLDVKEREDVIFHTTAAPLEIGRMVAGRIDWEQRFDRMQQHTGEHMVSGLIHRRFGYDNVGFHLGSDYCTMDFNGPIPREALKEIEQEANRAVFQNLDIQISYPSKKELKELEYRSKIEIDGQVRIVTVPGYDVCACCAPHVKRTGEIGLIKLVGMAKYKGGERISMLCGRRALLDYEIKDENAKRISALLCAKEYEVADAVERMKEEQASLKGKLASLQQKLLSYQAAQIPVEGKVTAVFDPSLSGNAPRDLMNLLLGRGAVVCAVFTGTDDLGYRYVIGSGREDVRPLCRMLNEAFEGRGGGKPEMAQGSMKGSEEKIRELIGNWI; encoded by the coding sequence GTGACGGACAGATTATATTATAATGACAGCCATAGGAAAGAATTTGAGGCAGAAGTGCTGGATTGCCGTCCGGTAAAAGACAAGTATGAGGTGGTGCTGGATCGCACCGCCTTTTTCCCGGAAGGGGGCGGCCAGTATGCGGATACCGGATATCTGGATGACGTAGAAGTGCTGGATGTAAAGGAGCGGGAAGATGTGATCTTCCACACGACGGCGGCGCCGCTGGAAATCGGCAGAATGGTAGCAGGCAGGATCGACTGGGAACAGCGATTCGACAGGATGCAGCAGCATACGGGAGAGCACATGGTCTCCGGCCTGATCCATCGGCGATTTGGCTATGACAATGTAGGCTTCCACCTGGGCAGCGATTACTGCACCATGGATTTTAACGGGCCCATTCCAAGGGAAGCATTAAAAGAGATCGAGCAGGAGGCTAACCGGGCGGTCTTTCAGAATCTGGATATCCAGATCAGTTATCCTTCCAAAAAGGAATTAAAAGAACTCGAGTACCGCAGCAAGATTGAGATCGACGGCCAGGTCCGTATCGTGACGGTACCAGGATACGATGTGTGCGCCTGCTGCGCGCCACATGTGAAGCGGACTGGAGAGATCGGGCTGATCAAGCTGGTGGGCATGGCAAAGTATAAAGGCGGAGAACGCATCAGCATGCTCTGCGGCCGCAGGGCGCTTCTGGATTATGAGATCAAGGATGAAAATGCCAAGAGGATATCCGCGCTTCTGTGTGCCAAGGAATATGAAGTAGCTGACGCGGTGGAGCGTATGAAGGAAGAACAGGCCAGCCTGAAGGGAAAACTGGCCTCCCTCCAGCAGAAACTGCTGTCTTATCAGGCGGCACAGATTCCTGTGGAAGGCAAGGTGACGGCTGTATTCGACCCGTCGCTTTCAGGAAATGCTCCAAGAGATCTCATGAACCTGCTGCTGGGAAGAGGCGCGGTAGTATGTGCGGTGTTTACAGGAACCGATGATCTGGGCTACCGTTATGTCATAGGGAGCGGAAGGGAAGACGTCCGTCCTCTGTGCAGGATGCTGAATGAGGCATTTGAGGGAAGAGGCGGCGGAAAGCCGGAAATGGCGCAGGGCTCTATGAAGGGCAGCGAGGAAAAGATACGGGAATTAATAGGGAATTGGATTTAA
- a CDS encoding YqeG family HAD IIIA-type phosphatase, with the protein MFDMFYPDRYIASTYVIDFEKLYEEGYRGLIFDIDNTLVPHGAPADNRAITLFDRLRKIGFRSCLISNNQEPRVKMFNQDIQTDYVYNAHKPSTKNYIKAMEKMGTDRSNTLFIGDQLFTDVWGAKRAGIHNILVKPIHPKEEFQIVLKRYLEKIVLFFYRRSLMR; encoded by the coding sequence ATGTTTGATATGTTTTATCCAGACAGGTATATTGCATCTACCTATGTCATAGATTTTGAAAAATTGTACGAAGAAGGCTACAGGGGCCTGATCTTCGATATAGACAATACGTTAGTCCCCCATGGCGCGCCGGCGGACAACAGGGCGATAACGCTGTTTGACAGGCTTAGAAAGATCGGTTTCAGGAGCTGCCTGATCTCCAATAACCAGGAACCCAGGGTCAAGATGTTCAATCAGGATATCCAGACAGATTATGTATACAATGCCCATAAGCCATCCACGAAGAACTATATCAAGGCCATGGAGAAGATGGGGACAGATCGGAGCAACACGCTGTTTATCGGAGATCAGCTTTTTACCGATGTATGGGGTGCTAAGAGGGCTGGAATCCATAATATTCTGGTAAAGCCGATTCATCCGAAAGAAGAGTTTCAGATCGTTCTGAAGCGGTATTTGGAGAAAATCGTGCTATTCTTTTACCGCAGGAGTCTTATGCGGTAA
- the efp gene encoding elongation factor P, with the protein MVSAGDFKNGLTVEIEGNVFQILEFQHVKPGKGAAFVRTKLKNIINGGVVEKTFRPTEKFENAHIDRKEMQYLYNDGDLYYFMDTETYDQIAVNNDTVGDSLKFVKENENVKLSSYQGSVFAIEPPLNVELEITETEPGFKGDTATGATKPAIVETGAQVMVPLFVESGEKIKIDTRTGDYLSRV; encoded by the coding sequence ATGGTATCAGCAGGAGATTTTAAGAACGGCCTTACTGTAGAGATTGAAGGAAACGTATTCCAGATTCTGGAATTCCAGCATGTAAAGCCGGGAAAAGGTGCGGCTTTCGTACGTACAAAGTTAAAGAATATTATTAACGGCGGCGTTGTTGAGAAGACATTCCGCCCAACAGAAAAGTTTGAGAACGCGCATATCGACAGAAAAGAGATGCAGTATCTCTACAACGACGGAGATCTTTACTATTTCATGGACACAGAGACCTATGACCAGATTGCTGTCAATAACGACACAGTAGGGGATTCCCTGAAGTTTGTAAAAGAGAATGAAAACGTCAAGCTCAGTTCTTACCAGGGCAGCGTATTTGCCATAGAGCCGCCTCTGAACGTAGAACTTGAGATTACGGAGACAGAGCCTGGATTCAAGGGTGATACGGCAACAGGCGCTACAAAGCCGGCGATTGTTGAGACGGGCGCGCAGGTAATGGTTCCTCTGTTCGTTGAATCAGGCGAGAAGATCAAGATCGACACGCGTACAGGAGACTATCTTTCCAGAGTATAA
- the argS gene encoding arginine--tRNA ligase, translating into MKKIIDLVADELAEAFEKAGYERSYAKVTLSNRPDLCEYQCNGAMAGAKAYKKAPIMIAEAVAENLKDSRCIEEVNAVKPGFINMKLRNDYVAGFLNDMGADDELGVEKAKEPKMILVDYGGPNVAKPLHVGHLRSAIIGESIKRIARKMGHEVLGDIHLGDWGYQMGLIITELRERKPQLPYFDDNFQGEYPSEAPFTISELEEIYPTASQKAKEDETYREEALNATYLLQNGHRGYTAVWNHIMNISVADLKRNYANLNVEFDLWKGEADAQAYIPDMIERLKKEGYAHIDEGALVIDVQEETDTKEVPPCMIQKSDGASLYGTTDLATLVQREADYHPDKIIYVVDKRQELHFLQVFRASKKTGIVPEETHLRFLGFGTMNGKDGKPFKTREGGVMRLENLIAEIEEEMYKKIAENRTVAEDEAKETAKIVGMSAIKYGDLSNQASKDYVFDVDRFTSFEGNTGPYILYTIVRIKSILNKYQAQGKSFEGLAIESAHNESEKALMLEVAKYNEVMETAYEELAPHKVCAYIYDVANAFNRFYHETKILSEENEARQKSYIALLILAKKVLEACIDVLGFEAPERM; encoded by the coding sequence ATGAAGAAAATAATAGATCTCGTTGCAGACGAACTGGCGGAGGCATTTGAAAAAGCTGGATATGAAAGGTCCTATGCAAAGGTGACCCTTTCGAACCGCCCGGACTTGTGCGAATACCAATGTAACGGCGCTATGGCGGGAGCAAAGGCATATAAGAAGGCACCGATCATGATCGCCGAGGCCGTGGCAGAGAACTTAAAGGACAGCAGATGCATTGAGGAAGTAAATGCGGTAAAGCCAGGCTTTATTAATATGAAACTCAGAAATGACTATGTGGCCGGGTTCCTGAATGATATGGGGGCAGACGACGAGTTGGGAGTAGAAAAAGCAAAAGAGCCAAAGATGATTCTGGTAGATTATGGCGGGCCCAATGTGGCAAAGCCGCTTCATGTAGGCCATCTGCGTTCCGCGATCATCGGGGAGAGTATTAAGAGGATTGCCAGAAAGATGGGACATGAGGTTCTGGGAGATATCCATCTGGGCGACTGGGGATACCAGATGGGACTGATCATAACGGAACTTCGGGAGCGTAAGCCGCAGCTTCCGTATTTTGATGATAATTTCCAGGGAGAGTATCCAAGCGAGGCGCCATTTACCATCAGCGAGCTGGAAGAGATCTACCCCACGGCAAGCCAGAAGGCAAAAGAGGATGAGACATATAGAGAAGAGGCGCTAAATGCAACCTATCTGCTGCAAAACGGGCACCGGGGTTATACGGCAGTGTGGAATCACATCATGAATATATCTGTGGCTGATTTGAAGAGGAACTATGCCAACCTGAATGTAGAATTCGACCTATGGAAGGGCGAGGCAGATGCCCAGGCCTATATTCCGGATATGATCGAGCGTCTGAAAAAGGAAGGATACGCGCACATTGATGAAGGGGCGCTGGTGATAGACGTCCAGGAAGAGACGGATACCAAGGAAGTGCCGCCTTGCATGATACAGAAATCCGACGGAGCATCCTTATATGGAACTACGGATCTGGCGACCCTGGTGCAAAGGGAAGCGGATTACCATCCGGATAAGATCATCTATGTAGTGGACAAGCGCCAGGAACTGCATTTTCTGCAGGTATTCCGCGCGTCTAAGAAGACGGGGATCGTGCCAGAGGAGACGCATTTAAGATTCCTGGGCTTTGGTACTATGAACGGCAAGGATGGAAAGCCTTTCAAGACCAGGGAGGGCGGTGTCATGCGCCTGGAGAACCTGATTGCGGAGATTGAAGAGGAGATGTATAAGAAGATTGCCGAGAACCGTACCGTGGCAGAGGATGAGGCAAAAGAGACGGCAAAGATCGTGGGCATGTCGGCAATCAAGTATGGAGACCTGTCAAACCAGGCATCCAAAGATTATGTATTCGATGTGGACCGGTTCACTTCTTTTGAGGGCAACACAGGGCCTTACATCCTGTATACCATCGTCCGAATCAAGTCCATCCTGAATAAATATCAGGCACAGGGGAAATCCTTTGAAGGACTTGCGATCGAGAGCGCCCATAATGAGAGCGAGAAGGCTCTGATGCTGGAAGTGGCAAAATATAATGAGGTAATGGAGACGGCATATGAAGAACTGGCGCCTCATAAGGTATGCGCATATATCTACGACGTGGCCAATGCATTTAACCGTTTCTATCACGAGACGAAGATTCTATCAGAAGAGAACGAGGCCAGGCAGAAGAGTTACATTGCCTTGCTGATACTGGCAAAAAAAGTGCTGGAAGCATGCATAGACGTGCTGGGATTTGAAGCGCCGGAGAGGATGTAG
- a CDS encoding flavin reductase, protein MNPNVFRNLSYGVYVVSSLDGDRNTGCIANSIMQITSSPATIALSMNHDNYTNSCISRTGKFAISILSETSDPGLIGCFGFRTGRDVNKFDDIDYTVKEGLPIVKDSCGYIVCRLIDKMEASTHTVFLGEVIDGDVIGSDPAMTYSYYHKVVKGKSPKNAPTYLPQEDEPASDSGAKWVCSICGYVYDGDIPFEELPDTYACPICHQGKDKFLKTGDS, encoded by the coding sequence ATGAACCCAAACGTTTTTCGCAACCTGTCCTATGGCGTCTATGTAGTGTCTTCCCTTGATGGAGACCGCAATACCGGCTGCATCGCCAACAGCATCATGCAGATCACCTCATCCCCTGCGACAATCGCCTTAAGCATGAATCATGATAACTATACCAATTCCTGCATTTCAAGGACCGGCAAGTTCGCCATATCCATTCTGTCGGAAACTTCCGACCCAGGCCTGATCGGATGCTTCGGCTTCCGTACAGGAAGGGATGTCAATAAATTCGATGACATCGATTACACCGTCAAAGAAGGACTTCCCATCGTCAAAGATTCCTGCGGCTATATCGTCTGCCGCCTCATTGATAAGATGGAGGCCTCGACCCACACCGTCTTTTTAGGCGAAGTTATCGACGGGGACGTCATTGGCTCAGATCCTGCCATGACCTATTCCTATTACCATAAGGTTGTAAAAGGCAAGAGCCCCAAGAACGCTCCTACCTATCTTCCTCAGGAAGACGAGCCTGCCAGCGATTCCGGCGCAAAGTGGGTATGCAGCATCTGCGGATACGTCTACGATGGGGATATCCCCTTCGAAGAACTTCCAGATACCTACGCCTGCCCGATCTGCCATCAGGGAAAAGATAAATTCCTAAAGACCGGCGATTCATAA
- a CDS encoding AzlC family ABC transporter permease — MSGYKMAFKKAFPYTIPVLTGYLFIGIAFGVMYAEKGYSFLWAMLMSLLVYAGSGQYLAVNFFVPGISLIQVIFMTLMVNVRHIFYGISLLERFHNMGKKRWYMIFGLTDETYSLLCTTNVPEGVEEEKFLFAISIMNQSYWVIGSAIGGLAGTLIPFNSEGIDFAMTALFVVIFVEQWMDRKNCIPEMIGVAASFICLQIFGMDSFVLPSMILIILVLFIARTRLERQVDGTCQ; from the coding sequence ATGTCTGGTTATAAGATGGCATTTAAGAAGGCTTTCCCGTACACGATTCCGGTACTGACCGGCTATCTGTTTATCGGGATAGCATTTGGCGTGATGTATGCAGAGAAGGGATATTCCTTTCTCTGGGCAATGCTGATGAGCCTGCTGGTCTACGCTGGATCAGGACAATACCTGGCTGTGAATTTTTTTGTGCCTGGGATTTCACTTATCCAGGTGATATTCATGACGCTGATGGTGAACGTGCGACACATATTCTACGGAATATCGCTGCTGGAGAGATTTCATAATATGGGAAAGAAACGCTGGTATATGATATTCGGGCTTACGGATGAGACCTATTCTCTGCTTTGTACTACAAACGTCCCAGAAGGGGTGGAGGAAGAAAAATTCCTGTTTGCCATATCCATCATGAACCAGTCCTACTGGGTCATCGGCTCCGCCATCGGCGGGCTTGCCGGAACGCTGATTCCCTTTAATTCAGAAGGAATTGATTTTGCCATGACAGCCTTGTTCGTGGTGATATTTGTAGAGCAGTGGATGGATCGCAAGAACTGTATTCCAGAGATGATCGGCGTGGCCGCATCCTTTATCTGCCTGCAGATATTCGGGATGGACAGTTTCGTGCTGCCGTCCATGATTTTAATCATTCTGGTTCTTTTTATCGCAAGGACCAGGCTGGAAAGGCAGGTGGATGGGACATGCCAATAA
- the glyA gene encoding serine hydroxymethyltransferase, translating to MYDFDEIKKVDSEIADAIKKEMERQNSHIELIASENWVSKAVMAAMGSPLTNKYAEGYPGRRYYGGCQCIDIVEDLARERAKKLYGCDYANVQPHSGAQANLAAFFAMLTPGDKVLGMNLDHGGHLTHGSPVNLSGKYFEIVSYGVNNDGFIDYDKVREIALKERPKLIIAGASAYARTIDFKRFREIADEAGAYLMVDMAHIAGLVAAGLHPSPIPYAHVTTTTTHKTLRGPRGGMMLWNQEAQEMFNFNKAIFPGTQGGPLEHVIAAKAVCFKEALEPEFKEYQQQILKNAQALCKGLMQRGVKIVSGGTDNHLMLVDLSKEEVTGKELEKRLDDAHITCNKNTIPNEPRSPFVTSGIRLGTPAVTTRGMTEEDMDVIAECIFLVLKSEEDIGKARRMVAGLTEKYPLC from the coding sequence ATGTATGATTTTGACGAGATTAAAAAGGTAGACAGCGAGATTGCAGATGCAATCAAGAAAGAGATGGAAAGACAGAATTCTCATATCGAATTGATTGCATCTGAAAACTGGGTAAGCAAGGCAGTTATGGCAGCCATGGGAAGCCCGCTGACCAACAAGTATGCAGAAGGGTATCCGGGCAGAAGGTATTATGGAGGCTGCCAGTGTATTGATATCGTAGAGGATCTGGCAAGAGAGCGTGCGAAGAAACTGTATGGATGCGACTACGCCAACGTGCAGCCGCACTCGGGCGCCCAGGCGAATCTGGCAGCGTTTTTTGCGATGCTGACGCCCGGAGATAAGGTTCTGGGAATGAATCTGGATCATGGCGGCCATCTGACCCATGGCTCTCCGGTGAACCTTTCCGGCAAATACTTTGAGATCGTCTCTTATGGAGTCAATAATGATGGCTTTATAGATTATGATAAGGTAAGGGAGATCGCTTTAAAAGAACGGCCGAAGCTGATCATAGCAGGAGCCAGCGCTTATGCAAGGACCATTGATTTTAAGCGTTTCCGGGAAATTGCAGATGAGGCGGGGGCTTATCTTATGGTGGATATGGCGCACATTGCAGGCCTTGTGGCAGCAGGGCTTCATCCAAGCCCCATCCCCTATGCTCATGTGACGACAACCACGACGCACAAGACGCTGAGGGGGCCAAGGGGAGGAATGATGCTTTGGAACCAGGAGGCGCAGGAGATGTTTAACTTTAACAAGGCAATATTCCCAGGAACCCAGGGAGGCCCGTTGGAACATGTAATTGCTGCCAAAGCGGTATGCTTCAAAGAGGCGTTGGAGCCAGAATTCAAGGAATACCAGCAGCAGATCTTGAAGAATGCGCAGGCGCTTTGCAAAGGGCTGATGCAAAGAGGCGTGAAGATCGTATCCGGCGGAACGGACAATCACCTGATGCTGGTAGATCTAAGCAAAGAAGAGGTGACAGGAAAAGAACTGGAGAAGCGTCTGGATGATGCGCATATCACATGCAACAAGAATACCATACCTAATGAGCCAAGGTCTCCGTTTGTGACCAGCGGCATCAGGCTTGGCACGCCGGCAGTCACCACCAGAGGCATGACCGAGGAAGATATGGACGTTATTGCAGAATGTATCTTCCTTGTGTTAAAGAGCGAAGAAGATATAGGAAAGGCCAGGAGAATGGTAGCAGGGTTGACGGAAAAATATCCATTATGCTAA
- a CDS encoding GntR family transcriptional regulator, whose product MPWDLDNDRPIYLQLMEKIRLDIVAGVYKPGDKLPSVRDLALEAAVNPNTMQKALSELERNGLVHSQRTSGRFITEDEKMLKHLKESLASEHIREFIEKMKQLGFQEEETLRLIQEAIKGEH is encoded by the coding sequence ATGCCATGGGATTTAGATAATGACCGCCCAATCTATCTTCAGCTGATGGAAAAAATCCGGCTAGATATCGTGGCCGGCGTATATAAGCCAGGGGACAAGCTGCCCTCTGTCAGGGATCTTGCACTGGAAGCCGCAGTCAATCCCAATACGATGCAGAAAGCCCTGTCCGAGCTGGAGCGCAATGGACTTGTACATTCCCAGCGGACCAGCGGCAGGTTTATTACGGAGGATGAGAAGATGCTGAAACACTTAAAAGAGAGTCTCGCCAGTGAGCACATCCGGGAATTCATTGAAAAGATGAAGCAGTTAGGCTTTCAGGAGGAAGAGACTCTGCGTTTAATACAGGAAGCTATAAAGGGGGAACACTAA
- a CDS encoding DUF5688 family protein → MTYYQFIQAVEVKVKERIQENVTVSIHTAVKNNGTRRQGLNIVEQGINISPTIYLEEYYQQFQHGGTVEEIAGDILRLYAQVRFGSSFESDYIKDYERVRGKIIYHLVNRESNRQMLKNAPHKRYLDLAVIFYALLEVTPYGTASMMIRNEHLAMWGETMEGVYRWACRNTHVLLPDEFQTMRAVIEELTGMEEKGKEDMMYILSNEIRSYGAAAILYEGRLEKIGDYLKENYYVLPSSVHEVIIVPESEAPGQAELSRLVKEINETQVDPEEVLSNHAYYYDRKQKKLRI, encoded by the coding sequence ATGACTTATTACCAGTTTATCCAGGCAGTGGAAGTGAAAGTAAAGGAGAGGATCCAAGAGAATGTGACCGTTTCCATCCACACCGCGGTCAAGAATAACGGCACAAGGAGGCAGGGGCTTAATATCGTGGAGCAGGGAATCAATATATCCCCCACCATCTATCTGGAAGAGTACTACCAGCAGTTCCAGCATGGAGGAACGGTGGAGGAGATTGCGGGAGATATCTTAAGGCTGTATGCACAAGTGCGATTTGGAAGTTCTTTTGAAAGCGATTATATTAAGGACTATGAGCGTGTCAGAGGGAAGATCATATATCATCTGGTCAACCGCGAATCCAATCGTCAGATGCTTAAAAACGCGCCGCATAAACGATATCTGGACCTGGCGGTGATCTTCTATGCACTGCTGGAAGTGACTCCCTATGGTACTGCATCCATGATGATAAGAAATGAGCATCTTGCCATGTGGGGCGAGACCATGGAGGGCGTGTATAGGTGGGCATGCAGGAATACCCACGTGCTGCTCCCGGATGAATTCCAGACCATGCGGGCGGTGATTGAGGAATTGACGGGCATGGAAGAAAAGGGGAAAGAGGATATGATGTACATCTTAAGCAATGAGATCCGCAGTTACGGCGCAGCGGCGATCCTGTACGAAGGAAGGCTTGAAAAGATCGGCGACTATCTTAAGGAAAATTATTATGTGCTGCCAAGCAGCGTCCATGAGGTGATCATCGTGCCGGAGAGTGAGGCGCCAGGACAGGCGGAACTAAGCAGGCTGGTGAAAGAGATCAATGAGACGCAGGTGGATCCGGAGGAAGTGCTTTCAAACCATGCGTACTATTATGACCGGAAGCAGAAAAAATTGCGGATCTAG
- a CDS encoding S1C family serine protease encodes MENQYTYYTPEQDENNQNAGGPDLKEPHKKNKKGTPKWVKTACLGLVFGLVASAAFQTSNIVAGKIIGTSDSAKKAKQTATVDSTKLTTSADSKVASDIADIAKNTMPSVVSITNMSVQQVQNFFGGVQEQKSESVGSGIIIGQNDTELLIVTNNHVVEGNDTLTVSFIDEESVEANVKGTNAAKDLAVVAVKLSDIKDSTMDAIAVATLGDSTQIQVGEPAIAIGNALGYGQSVTTGIISATNRELNGFDGKLIQTDAAINPGNSGGALLNAKGEVIGINSAKVATDTVEGMGYAIPISDASDIITNLMNQKTKTKVAENERGYIGIQGVDVTADSAEMYNMPTGVYVSEVISGGAAQKAGISKGAVITGLDGTEINSMSTLQEQLQYYKAGEKVTLTVQTPGKNGEYEKNDVEVTLGTNAQ; translated from the coding sequence ATGGAAAATCAATATACTTATTATACACCGGAACAGGATGAAAATAATCAGAATGCGGGAGGCCCGGACTTAAAAGAGCCTCATAAGAAGAATAAGAAAGGCACTCCCAAATGGGTCAAGACAGCCTGCCTCGGACTGGTGTTCGGTCTGGTGGCAAGCGCGGCATTCCAGACCAGCAACATCGTTGCGGGAAAGATTATCGGCACTTCGGACAGCGCCAAAAAGGCAAAGCAGACGGCTACCGTGGACAGCACCAAACTTACCACGTCAGCGGATAGCAAGGTGGCCTCGGATATAGCCGACATTGCTAAAAATACAATGCCTTCCGTAGTCTCGATTACAAACATGAGCGTGCAGCAAGTGCAGAACTTCTTCGGGGGCGTGCAGGAACAGAAAAGCGAGAGCGTAGGCTCCGGCATTATTATCGGACAGAACGATACGGAACTTCTGATCGTTACAAATAACCATGTGGTGGAAGGAAATGATACGCTGACTGTTTCCTTTATAGATGAGGAAAGCGTGGAGGCCAATGTCAAAGGAACCAATGCGGCAAAGGATCTGGCAGTAGTAGCCGTGAAACTTAGCGATATCAAGGATTCTACCATGGATGCGATCGCGGTGGCTACCCTCGGGGATTCCACGCAGATTCAGGTTGGAGAGCCGGCCATCGCTATCGGAAATGCCCTGGGCTACGGGCAGTCTGTTACAACCGGCATCATCTCAGCAACCAACAGGGAATTAAACGGCTTTGACGGCAAGCTGATCCAGACGGATGCGGCAATCAATCCCGGCAACAGCGGCGGCGCGCTTCTCAATGCCAAAGGAGAGGTCATCGGGATCAATTCCGCCAAAGTGGCTACCGATACCGTAGAAGGCATGGGTTATGCAATCCCGATCTCTGATGCAAGCGATATTATTACGAACCTTATGAATCAGAAGACCAAGACGAAGGTTGCAGAAAATGAAAGAGGCTATATCGGAATCCAGGGCGTGGATGTTACGGCTGACAGCGCCGAGATGTACAATATGCCTACAGGCGTATATGTATCAGAAGTGATCTCAGGCGGAGCAGCACAGAAGGCAGGCATCTCCAAAGGGGCGGTCATTACAGGCCTTGACGGGACAGAGATCAACAGCATGAGTACCCTGCAAGAACAGCTGCAGTATTACAAGGCAGGCGAAAAGGTTACATTGACCGTCCAGACTCCTGGCAAGAACGGGGAATATGAGAAAAATGATGTAGAAGTTACTCTTGGAACTAATGCGCAATAA